A segment of the Helicobacter fennelliae genome:
CGCACCAAATAAGAAGTTTTTGTAGCGCAATGTCTCATCACCCCATACAAGCACAGAAGAAGCCGATCCATTTGGAACAATATCCCAATACTGATACATTGCTTGAAGCACTGTTGTTGAGAGAAAATCGTTGCTGATATTGAAGTTAAATCCAGCCTTTAGCCCAGCTTGAAATAGCGCACCTCGTTTTTGTGCATCAGTGTTGATAAATGCAAATGGTTTCAGCAAAAAGTGCTTGATAGAAAAATCCATTCCAAGAGCGATGATTTCCCCGCCTACTAAGCTGTTTTTGGAGTTAGGGTTAAATGGCGATAAAGTCGTCAAATCGCCAGCAATTCTATCACCTTGAATATAGTTGTGTTGTTTGCCATTGTAGAGGTAAGAGTTGGCATAAGTGATCCAATAAGATGCTTTATCCTCATAAGTTGAGAAGCGCAATGAGAATCCTTGCACATTGCCTTGTAGCCAGTCAAATTTCATAAAATCATTTTTAAATCGTCCCGCATAAAAGCTAATAAGTCTATTTTTGAAGCCTACATACGCTTCTGATGCATCGCCACCGCCTTCATATGGAAGCGTCGAATTTGTCCCATAACGGCTATCTTGCCAAGCTGCCCAAGCACCGATTGCGCCAAGCCCCCATTTGAAGCCATTTGTAAGAGAGAAATCCGCACCAAGATGTGCCAAAGTCCCTGCATAGCTACTTTTACTGCCGCTAAAGTCAAATGATCCAATCGCTCCGAGTCTCCCATAAGTGCTGATTGAAATATCAGCTGCATTTGCGCTTATCATTAGACCAAATAAAGTGAATGAAGCCATAATTTTTTTATGTGCCATTGTGCATCCTTTTGTTAAAATTGTAGGCGGATTATAAAAAAATAAAACTTCATAAGAGATTAAAAATAATCTTAAGCATAGAATCATTATGCTTACATCGTCAAATGATTATCAAATCATATATAATAATGAGAAACAACCTTAAATCCAACTAAAGACTAGAAAAAGACTAGGAAAAGACTCAGAATCTATGGAAACAGCGCAAATAACAAACCAAAACACACATCAAATAACACATCAAACACGCAATGAATACATAACCCACAAGCTCACTTCGCATTTGCAATCCTTGCAAGATTCTGGCATTACGCGCGAAATAGATGAGGAATGGCTTGGCTCTATATGCGCTTTGGTTGGTATTCCAAAAGATAATCTCGCACTTTGTAGCCATATCCTCTCAAAAAAGCCTTTAAGCAATCTTGTTTGGCTTCATTTGGCAGAATGTAGTGGCTGCACAGAGAGTATATTGCGTCTTGATAAAATCGATGTAGGATCGTTGATGTTTAAATATATCCGCTTTGAATACCATGAGACATTAATGGGGTCAGCGGGATTTTTGGCAAAAGATATTTTAGATAAGCTTGATAGTGAGGATTTTATTTTGGTTGTTGAGGGCGGTGTGCCATTTGGCGAGTCATCATTGTTTTTTACTTCTGGAGCATCAGGGACAACAGGCGAGCAAGAATGCAGGCATTTAGCAAGCAAAGCAGAAGCTATTTTTGCTGTTGGGACTTGTTCTAGCTTTGGCGGGGTGCAAGCTGCCTATCCTAATCCTACAAATGCAGTTGGGCTTGATACATTTTTGGAGCAAAAGGTTGTCAATATCTCTGGCTGTCCGCCAAGTGATACAAATATTGTCGCAAGCATTATGTATTATATTCTTATGCAAGAGTATCCGCCATTAGATTCTCTCAATCGTCCTTTGTGGAGTTATGGGAAAAGTCTCCATGATATGTGCGAGCGCAAAGTAAGGTTTGATTCTGGGGATTTTGTGCAGAGTTTTGATGATATACATATGCAAAATGGATATTGTTTGTATAAAGTAGGCTGCAAAGGACCTTATACTTTTAATAACTGCCCAAAAGTCAAATTTAATTCCAAAACAAGCTGGCCAATCCAAGCTGGGCATGGCTGTATCGCTTGTAGTGAGCCAAATTTTTGGGATAGCTTTGGCTACTTAGAAGAGCCACCAAACAATACTTCAGCCTATAATGCTAAACCTAAAGTATTAAATATATTTACCCTTGATACATCAAAGAATAAGCCACTTGAGCAAATATTGCATATTTGTTTAGATTCTAAATCTCAAACAAGAATCTACACACAAGCAGAATCTAAAATTACAGAATCTAAGGATTTTTTGGCACTTGATTTTGAATCAAACCTGCTTGCTTTGCTTCAACAAATCAGTAGCAAAAATAAGCTTGGCGCAAGACTTGTAGAAAACTACCACAAATGGGCAGAATCTCAAAAAATTAATCTCAATGGCGCGCTAGATTCTAGGCGAAGCCAGAATCTTAGCGATGTATTTAGGGTGATGTATGAAATGTTTGTTGGATTAGGTGGAAAAGATTGCGATACATCTTATGAAGATTTTATGGGTGAAATGTGTGAGGATTTTAGGCAATATGACATATTATGCAAAAAAGAATTTTTGAATGCCGCTCAAAGTTATTTGTATCCGCATATCAGCCGATTTGACTTCAAGCTACGCGTCCGCGAAAATATAAATGAAAATATAGATAAAAATATTGAAAATACAAATGAAAGCGTAGCAAGTGCAAGTTTCAGTATAGAGATTGACAAAGCTATGCGCACGCCATTGAGTTATTTGCTAGGTGGATTAGAAATGAATGGTGTAGCTTATAGTGCGGTGAGCTGTGTTTGTGAAGTGCTTTCTCAAGCGATCACTCAAATATGCAAGCAAGAAAATATACACATCATTACTTTTAGCGGTGATATGGCAGAATCTTTAATCATTCAAGATAGGCTTTTGGCATATCTTCCAAAATGGATTAGGATTGTGTAGTATTTTTGTCTATTTTGCAAAATCTTAAGATGCATTAAGATACAATTATGCTTTTTATTTCAATATAAATTCAAGGAGCAATAATGAAAACTTTTGGAAGCATACTTTGGGTGCTTTTTAGCGTAATGATGATTGTAGCTGGCGTGATAGGGTGCTTTACGCCAATGGAGACATTTTTGAGTTTTGTATTTTTACTTCCGGTTTTTTTGATTGTCGGTGGGATAAGCAATGTAATTTATTATTTCAATATCAAATCCATATCAGGTGCGAATTTTGTCTTGCTTGATGGGCTTTTAAGCATTGTGTTTGCGCTTGTTTTTATTTTTGGCGGGCTTGAATTTACCTCTTTGACTTTTGTGTATTTTGTGGCATTTATGACTTTATTTAAGGGGATTTTAGGCATCGGATATGCATTTGAAGTCAAAAAAATAGGGCTTGATTGGGTGTGGATTCTGATTTTGGGGATTCTCAATATCATCATTGCGCTTCTTTTTATCGCTAATCCAAAAATTGCTGGGCTAACTATTGGTGTGCTTATTGCGTTATTTGTGCTATTTTTTGGGTTGGCGTCATTGTTTGGCTGGTGGGGAAGCAAAAAATTCTTTAGTCAAATTTAAAAAGTATGCAAGATTTTGTAGATTCTGAATTATTTGTTTTTTCTACCCAAAGGCTTGTGCTTGATTTTTATGCCAAAAATCCACAAGCCAGTAGTGCTGACATTGCAAACTCGCAAGATTTGCACTTACGCGCCCAAGATTCACACACTCAAACCCCGCACACTCAAGCACAAGTCCAAACCCCGCAAACTCCTATAGAAAGGGCTATGAGTGTAGGGGATTTTTTTGCTCATGTATTTTTTGTGCCTGATAGAATGCTTATTCCGCGCAATATCCAAAAAGTCATTTTGTGTAATATTATCGCTGATATGCCAAACATCACAAATGTTTTTGTGTTTGAGCATAGTTTTTTGGGGTATTTAGAAAGTAGCGATTTTTTGATCTCATTTTTTCGAGAGCTTACATTGCATAATGTTGATTTAAAGCAGATTCCGCTTCAAGATATTTATGGGGATTATGTCGAGCATTTGCAGATTCTAGAGCAGATTTGGGATCGCTTTAGTCAAAAGCTTCAAGAATACAAATTCTGCGCGACACCAAAAATTTCAGAGATACAAATAGTAAGTGAGTTTTTGCGTGCTTTTTCTAAGGTGCATATAGCTTTAGATGGGTTTTTAAATCCATTAGAGATTTTTATTTTGCAGCAAGCCATGCAGATTACGTCAATTATTCTACACATTCAAATCGATCGATATAATAAGGAGCATTTCAAATGGCTAGGAATCAGCCTTTGTGAAAATCACAATTACGAAATTGACCTTGCTTCAAAAACAATCCTTTCTCAAAGCGCATATCCGCAGGCTTTGGATATAAAGGCTTTTGGCTTTAGTATGCGTATCTCGCAAGCAAGCTATGTGCTTGAAAAAATACAAGAGCTTTTGGGAGCTGGCATAGATGCGGATAAAATTGCTGTTGTGTTGCCATCAAAAGATTATCAAAACTTTTTATACACGCTTGATCTTGCGCGCAATCTCAACTATGCAATGGGTAAAAGCATTGTAGATTCTGAATGGTTTATGGTATTAGAAAAAACATTAAGTCAAGCAGAATCCATAGATTCTTCAGAATCTTATTTTGACTTTATAAATCAATGCATTGCGCAATCTCAGATTTCACATCAGATCCCATCTGTAATCCTTCATAAAATCCAAGAGATTTTGCTGCAATATGAGCCAATACACGCAGAGATACAAAAGCTTCAATGGGCAGATTTTGTGGAGCTTTTTTTGAGAGAAATAAAAGAGCTAAGTATTGATGATGTGGGTGGTGGGCAGATTCGAGTTATGGAGGTTTTGGAGACTCGGGGGCTTGATTTGGAGTATGTGTTTGTGGTTGATTTTAATGCAAGCACTATACCAAAAGTCAAAGATAGCGATATGTTTTTAAATAGCGCATTGCGTCAAAGCCTTGATATGCCTACGATGAAAGATAGGCAGGATTTGCAAAAACATTATTATTATCAGCTTTTTTTGCGAGCAAGTAAGGCGCGATTGACATATTGCGCAAATGATGAGGAGAATCCAGCAAGTATGATTGATGAGCTTGGTATTCCTACATTTGATGGAGATGAGCGGTTTGCGCTTTTTGAGCAAATAGCGATGAAGCCATATCAAGAAGAAGAAATCATTGATACGATAGATTCTAGCTTTGTGTTTTCGTATTCGAGCTTAAAGGTGCTTTTGCAGTGTAAGCGCAAATTTTATTATTACTATATGTGTAATCTCAAAAAACCACTACCACCAAATACAAATCAAGAAATCGGAGAATCTATCCACGATAGCCTCAAAGAAGCCTATGGAGCGCACCTTAATCAAATGCTTTATCAAAAAGATATTGAGATGATTGAGAGAGAATTTTATGCGCACATACTGCCACAAAGCAGAATCCAAGAGTTTTTGTTTGAGTTTCATCGCTTTGAAATGGCGAGATTTTGGGAGTATGAGAAGCAAAGGGCGCAAAATGGCTTTCAAGTCATCGGCTGTGAGGTGGCAAAAGAGGGCGTAATTGAAGGCAGGAGAGTCAAGGGGCGATTTGATAGGATTGACATTGAAAATGGAGTCATAAAGATTTTTGACTATAAATTCCAAAAATATCCTAAAACCGATAAAGAAGCGCAAAGATTTTTAAGCCTGCAATTAGGCTTATACACGATGCTTGAGGCGCAAAATCTAGAATCTAGCGCAGAATCTAGAGACATTGAGGTTGGGGCGTTTTTTTTGAGAGATAGCAATGTGTTTCAATCAATCAGCAAGGAAGCATTGCATAATGCCAAAGAGGAGATACAAAGTGCATTGCAAGAATCGCACGCGGAGATGAACTTTGAAAAGGCTGATTATAAACAATGCGCAAGATGCGAATATGTGGCGTTTTGTAATCGCGCATAAAGTTATAAATGTGGTGTTTAGATTCTGTCTTTTTTGATAAACAAATCGCTATTTTGTCATTCTGAAGGAGTAATGCAGAATCCAGAAAACAAATTATTTTGTCATCTTAAGCGTAAGTGAAAAATCCAAAAAAACAAACCAGAATCTATTTTGGAATCTAGAATGAAAGATATGGATTGTCACGCCGATAAATCGGCTCGCAATGCCGATTTTTTGTCATGTCTTAGGGCAAAACCCGAAGAATCCAGAAGAAGACTAATAAAAAGCCAAAATAAAAACAACACGATGTAATTTTGTAAAACACAAAATCTGAATTCACATTAAATTCTGTGTTTCTAGATTCTTTAGTCGTTTTGCTTTGCATTACTCCTTCAGA
Coding sequences within it:
- a CDS encoding hydrogenase small subunit yields the protein METAQITNQNTHQITHQTRNEYITHKLTSHLQSLQDSGITREIDEEWLGSICALVGIPKDNLALCSHILSKKPLSNLVWLHLAECSGCTESILRLDKIDVGSLMFKYIRFEYHETLMGSAGFLAKDILDKLDSEDFILVVEGGVPFGESSLFFTSGASGTTGEQECRHLASKAEAIFAVGTCSSFGGVQAAYPNPTNAVGLDTFLEQKVVNISGCPPSDTNIVASIMYYILMQEYPPLDSLNRPLWSYGKSLHDMCERKVRFDSGDFVQSFDDIHMQNGYCLYKVGCKGPYTFNNCPKVKFNSKTSWPIQAGHGCIACSEPNFWDSFGYLEEPPNNTSAYNAKPKVLNIFTLDTSKNKPLEQILHICLDSKSQTRIYTQAESKITESKDFLALDFESNLLALLQQISSKNKLGARLVENYHKWAESQKINLNGALDSRRSQNLSDVFRVMYEMFVGLGGKDCDTSYEDFMGEMCEDFRQYDILCKKEFLNAAQSYLYPHISRFDFKLRVRENINENIDKNIENTNESVASASFSIEIDKAMRTPLSYLLGGLEMNGVAYSAVSCVCEVLSQAITQICKQENIHIITFSGDMAESLIIQDRLLAYLPKWIRIV
- a CDS encoding HdeD family acid-resistance protein yields the protein MKTFGSILWVLFSVMMIVAGVIGCFTPMETFLSFVFLLPVFLIVGGISNVIYYFNIKSISGANFVLLDGLLSIVFALVFIFGGLEFTSLTFVYFVAFMTLFKGILGIGYAFEVKKIGLDWVWILILGILNIIIALLFIANPKIAGLTIGVLIALFVLFFGLASLFGWWGSKKFFSQI
- a CDS encoding PD-(D/E)XK nuclease family protein; the protein is MQDFVDSELFVFSTQRLVLDFYAKNPQASSADIANSQDLHLRAQDSHTQTPHTQAQVQTPQTPIERAMSVGDFFAHVFFVPDRMLIPRNIQKVILCNIIADMPNITNVFVFEHSFLGYLESSDFLISFFRELTLHNVDLKQIPLQDIYGDYVEHLQILEQIWDRFSQKLQEYKFCATPKISEIQIVSEFLRAFSKVHIALDGFLNPLEIFILQQAMQITSIILHIQIDRYNKEHFKWLGISLCENHNYEIDLASKTILSQSAYPQALDIKAFGFSMRISQASYVLEKIQELLGAGIDADKIAVVLPSKDYQNFLYTLDLARNLNYAMGKSIVDSEWFMVLEKTLSQAESIDSSESYFDFINQCIAQSQISHQIPSVILHKIQEILLQYEPIHAEIQKLQWADFVELFLREIKELSIDDVGGGQIRVMEVLETRGLDLEYVFVVDFNASTIPKVKDSDMFLNSALRQSLDMPTMKDRQDLQKHYYYQLFLRASKARLTYCANDEENPASMIDELGIPTFDGDERFALFEQIAMKPYQEEEIIDTIDSSFVFSYSSLKVLLQCKRKFYYYYMCNLKKPLPPNTNQEIGESIHDSLKEAYGAHLNQMLYQKDIEMIEREFYAHILPQSRIQEFLFEFHRFEMARFWEYEKQRAQNGFQVIGCEVAKEGVIEGRRVKGRFDRIDIENGVIKIFDYKFQKYPKTDKEAQRFLSLQLGLYTMLEAQNLESSAESRDIEVGAFFLRDSNVFQSISKEALHNAKEEIQSALQESHAEMNFEKADYKQCARCEYVAFCNRA